From Chiloscyllium punctatum isolate Juve2018m chromosome 39, sChiPun1.3, whole genome shotgun sequence, one genomic window encodes:
- the sirt7 gene encoding NAD-dependent protein deacetylase sirtuin-7 — protein MAGVSQREVRKAADRRQKRVLEEQRARIKLVSKILQKPQELRTKDDLAVLAACVDTVQELERRKQKTEARKRKLEEVIDEPEELRRKVNLLAAAIQEAQYPVIYSGAGISTAASIPDYRGPKGVWTLLQSGREVSTADLSEAEPTLTHMCITQLYKEKLVHHVVSQNCDGLHLRSSLPRKALSELHGNMYIEVCTYCSPNREYIRLFDVTERTSLHKHNTGRKCHKCNSELRDTIVHFGEKGTLEQPLNWKGAAEAAKKADVIICLGSSLKVLKKYACLWCMSRVPHKRPKLYIVNLQWTPKDDVATLKIHAKCDDVMRLLLKELHLEIPHYDRSKDPIFSLATQLRPGEEDSHSRKLLTKDSPEGVASTVSGGWYGKGCAKGRRKKKI, from the exons GTATCCAAAATTCTACAAAAACCACAAGAACTACGAACAAAGGATGACCTCGCTGTGCTTGCAGCATGTGTTGATACTGTGCAAGAGTTGGAAAGGCGAAAACAGAAGACTGAGGCACGAAAGAGGAAACTTGAAGAG GTTATTGATGAGCCTGAAGAACTAAGGAGAAAAGTTAACCTGCTGGCAGCAGCTATACAAGAAGCACAATACCCAGTAATCTATTCTGGTGCAGGAATCAGCACG GCTGCATCTATCCCAGATTACAGAGGCCCCAAAGGGGTGTGGACATTATTGCAGAGCGGTAGGGAAGTGAG cacagcagatctCAGTGAGGCAGAGCCCACCCTGACTCATATGTGCATCACTCAACTTTATAAAGAAAAACTG GTGCACCATGTAGTGTCTCAGAATTGTGATGGATTACATTTACGTAGCAGTTTACCCAGGAAGGCACTTTCTGAACTACATGGAAATATGTATATAGAG GTATGCACATATTGCTCTCCTAACCGAGAATACATTCGTCTTTTCGATGTTACGGAACGCACATCACTGCACAAACACAATACTGGAAGAAAGTGCCACAAATGTAATAGTGAGCTGCGAGACACAATTGTGCACTTTGGGGAAAAGGGAACACTGGAGCAGCCACTGAACTGGAAAGGAGCAGCTGAAGCAGCCAAGAAAGCTGATGTCATCATTTGTCTTGGATCCAGTTTAAAG GTTCTTAAAAAGTATGCATGTCTTTGGTGCATGAGTAGGGTACCCCATAAAAGGCCAAAGCTGTACATAGTAAATCTACAG TGGACACCAAAGGATGATGTTGCTACACTGAAAATCCATGCAAAATGTGATGATGTCATGCGATTGCTATTGAAAGAACTTCATTTGGAAATTCCACATTATGACAG GTCCAAAGATCCTATTTTCAGTCTAGCTACTCAGCTGAGACCAGGGGAAGAAGACAGTCATAGTCGTAAATTACTAACCAAGGACAGTCCAGAAGGGGTGGCTTCTACTGTCTCTGGTGGTTGGTATGGAAAAGGTTGTGCAAAAGGCAGAAGGAAGAAAAAAATCTAA